In one Hemitrygon akajei chromosome 3, sHemAka1.3, whole genome shotgun sequence genomic region, the following are encoded:
- the LOC140724991 gene encoding organic solute transporter subunit alpha-like produces the protein MPNCSHSLPSSEDQIKGFTAGDVVVTVILNIVAIVIYAIFIELWIYLNKNIANDAIKEKTLLVLGLFPVTTIAYQLGIFVPRAGTLVDFVAAVYTSISLFGFFHLAITYLGGVTEAIDKLQYVEASLNVGPCCCCCICLPKVKITRKTYRILRFGILQTLILQPVLQFISAVLWADGKYDNGEVSSTNPIFYIKILLNISALMSLYVFNLLLKTAFGIVEAGYHLVAKYVIIIVYIIFCNLQPLILGCLATYDIIPCVSLYSSKGRASQIDHHLKILEMFILLLVSRKYYRKRMPEASPLYFENPLHNMP, from the exons ATGCCAAACTGCAGTCACAGCTTACCGAGTTCAGAAGATCAAATCAAAG GTTTCACAGCTGGTGATGTTGTTGTCACAGTAATACTTAATATAGTAGCAATTGTCATTTATGCCATCTTCATTGAGCTATGGATCTATTTGAACAAAAACATTGCAAATGATGCAATTAAAGAGAAGACCCTCCTAGTCCTTGGCTTATTTCCA GTAACTACAATTGCCTATCAGCTGGGCATATTTGTTCCACGAGCTGGAACTTtggttgactttgtggcagcggT CTATACAAGTATATCTTTGTTTGGTTTCTTTCACCTTGCTATAACTTACCTTGGTGGAGTAACTGAAGCTATTGATAAGCTGCAGTATGTGGAGGCATCTCTAAATGTGGGcccttgttgttgttgttgcataTGTCTTCCAAAGGTTAAGATAACCAG AAAAACTTACAGAATCCTTCGATTTGGCATCTTACAGACATTAATTCTGCAACCAGTGCTTCAGTTTATTTCTGCTGTTTTGTGGGCTGATGGGAAATATGACAATGGAGAG GTCAGTTCAACCAACCCTATATTCTACATTAAGATCCTGCTCAATATATCTGCGTTAATGTCCCTGTATGTATTTAATCTGttgctgaagactgcatttggaattgtaGAAGCAGGCTATCATCTTGTGGCTAAATATGTAATCATTATTGTCTACATCATCTTCTGCAATTTACAACCACTCATCCTTGGCTGCCTTGCAACCTACGACATCATTCCCTGTGTGAGTTTGTATTCCTCAAAAGGCAGAGCTTCAC AAATAGATCACCATCTGAAAATCCTGGAAATGTTTATACTTCTTCTCGTATCCAGAAAGTACTATCGGAAACGCATGCCAGAAGCTTCACCACTGTACTTTGAAAACCCACTTCACAATATGCCTTGA